The following coding sequences are from one Ancylobacter sp. TS-1 window:
- the murD gene encoding UDP-N-acetylmuramoyl-L-alanine--D-glutamate ligase: MIPVRSLNDRAVALFGLGGSGLATARALIAGGARVTAWDDSPASVEKAAAEGIPTGDLRAADWSAFAALVLAPGVPLTHPEPHWSVTRAQAAGVEVIGDIELFCRERRAAVRRPPFAAITGTNGKSTTTALLAHLMRAGGRDAQIGGNFGPAILGLEPWKQGRVYVIECSSYQVDLAPSLDPAVGILLNLSPDHIDRHGTMEHYAAVKERLIAGIEAGGTAVIGVDDEWSRAIADRAQAAGKNVVRVSVRETLDDGIWLDGTDLAVNEKGARVFTLPLAGIGSLRGAHNAQNAAAAFAAARALGLAPEVIAAGMRSFPGLAHRMEQVRTIGDVLFVNDSKATNADAAERALVSFDDIFWIAGGKPKEGGIAPLAPYFPRVRKAYLIGVAAEEFAATLGQDVAFEMCGTLDVAVARAARDAAASGLAHPVVLLSPACASFDQYRNFEVRGDAFRDLVNALSPA, translated from the coding sequence ATGATCCCCGTCCGCTCCCTCAACGACCGCGCCGTTGCCCTGTTCGGCCTCGGCGGCTCCGGCCTCGCCACCGCCCGCGCGCTGATCGCCGGCGGGGCGCGGGTGACGGCATGGGACGATTCGCCCGCCTCGGTGGAGAAGGCGGCGGCCGAGGGCATACCGACCGGCGATCTCCGGGCCGCGGACTGGTCCGCCTTCGCCGCGCTGGTGCTGGCGCCCGGCGTGCCGCTGACCCATCCCGAGCCGCACTGGAGCGTGACGCGGGCGCAGGCGGCCGGCGTCGAGGTGATCGGCGACATCGAGCTGTTCTGCCGCGAGCGCCGGGCCGCCGTGCGCCGGCCGCCCTTCGCCGCGATCACCGGCACCAATGGCAAGTCGACGACGACGGCGCTGCTCGCCCATCTCATGCGGGCGGGCGGGCGCGACGCGCAGATCGGCGGCAATTTCGGTCCCGCCATTCTCGGGCTGGAGCCGTGGAAGCAGGGGCGGGTCTATGTGATCGAGTGCTCGTCCTATCAGGTCGATCTCGCGCCGAGCCTCGATCCGGCGGTCGGAATCCTGCTCAACCTGTCGCCCGACCATATCGACCGCCACGGCACGATGGAGCATTACGCGGCGGTGAAGGAGCGCCTGATCGCCGGCATCGAGGCCGGCGGCACGGCGGTAATCGGCGTCGACGACGAGTGGTCGCGCGCCATCGCCGACCGGGCGCAGGCGGCGGGCAAGAACGTGGTGCGCGTCTCCGTTCGCGAGACGCTCGACGACGGCATCTGGCTCGACGGGACGGACCTCGCGGTGAACGAGAAGGGTGCGCGCGTGTTCACCCTGCCGCTCGCCGGCATCGGCTCGCTGCGGGGCGCCCACAACGCGCAGAACGCCGCCGCCGCCTTCGCGGCCGCCCGCGCGCTCGGCCTCGCGCCGGAGGTGATCGCCGCCGGTATGCGCAGCTTCCCCGGCCTCGCGCACCGCATGGAGCAGGTGCGCACGATCGGCGACGTGCTGTTCGTCAACGATTCCAAGGCCACCAATGCCGATGCCGCCGAGCGCGCGCTGGTCTCCTTCGACGACATCTTCTGGATTGCCGGCGGCAAGCCGAAGGAGGGTGGCATCGCGCCGCTGGCGCCGTATTTCCCGCGTGTGCGCAAGGCCTACCTTATCGGCGTCGCGGCGGAGGAATTCGCCGCCACGCTGGGGCAGGACGTGGCTTTCGAGATGTGCGGCACGCTCGACGTGGCGGTGGCGCGCGCCGCCCGCGATGCGGCGGCGTCCGGCCTTGCCCATCCGGTGGTGCTGCTGTCGCCGGCCTGCGCCAGCTTCGACCAGTACCGCAATTTCGAGGTGCGCGGCGACGCCTTCCGCGATCTCGTCAACGCGCTTTCGCCGGCCTGA
- a CDS encoding MBL fold metallo-hydrolase, which produces MAAPALLPLGSTMRVLRPHPNVYAFYDGRIEGARAHSAAPNWLDDGAYALGVCVYAVVEGNEAIVYDTHISIPHARLMRRTLEEAGITSFRVVLSHWHDDHVAGNEVFSDVEIIALDRTEQALAGNRIALENGDPPIFPLVLPNRIITGPTELKLGALTVKLEPAEIHSHDGLILLLPEFGLMLAGDTLEEPITYVAEPERLGLHVEELKRIKEWGYPRILPNHGAPDVIAAGGYGPELIDATIRYVKKLLHTRADMALADQDLSTFIAGDIASGALTYFAPYEEVHANNVKKVLALPG; this is translated from the coding sequence ATGGCCGCGCCCGCTTTGCTACCCCTCGGATCGACGATGCGCGTGCTGCGCCCGCATCCCAATGTCTATGCCTTCTATGACGGACGCATCGAGGGCGCGCGCGCCCATTCGGCGGCGCCGAACTGGCTCGACGACGGCGCCTATGCGCTCGGCGTGTGCGTCTATGCGGTGGTCGAGGGGAACGAGGCGATCGTCTACGACACCCACATCTCGATTCCCCATGCCCGGCTCATGCGCCGCACGCTGGAGGAGGCGGGCATCACCTCGTTCCGCGTCGTGCTGAGCCACTGGCACGACGACCATGTGGCCGGCAACGAGGTGTTTTCTGACGTCGAGATCATCGCGCTCGACCGCACCGAACAGGCGCTGGCCGGCAACCGCATCGCGCTGGAGAACGGAGACCCGCCGATCTTCCCGCTGGTGCTGCCCAACCGGATCATCACCGGCCCCACCGAGCTGAAGCTCGGCGCGCTGACGGTGAAGCTGGAGCCGGCCGAGATCCACAGCCATGACGGGCTGATCCTGCTGCTGCCGGAGTTCGGCCTGATGCTGGCCGGCGACACGCTGGAGGAGCCGATCACCTATGTCGCCGAGCCCGAGCGGCTCGGCCTGCATGTGGAGGAACTCAAGCGCATCAAGGAATGGGGCTATCCGCGCATCCTGCCCAATCACGGCGCGCCGGACGTCATCGCGGCGGGCGGCTACGGGCCCGAGTTGATCGACGCCACCATCCGTTATGTGAAGAAGCTGCTCCATACCCGCGCCGACATGGCGCTAGCCGACCAGGACCTCTCCACCTTCATCGCCGGGGATATCGCCTCCGGGGCGCTGACCTATTTCGCCCCCTATGAGGAGGTCCACGCCAACAATGTGAAGAAGGTTCTGGCGCTGCCGGGGTGA
- the mraY gene encoding phospho-N-acetylmuramoyl-pentapeptide-transferase — MLQWLAELQGSVPAVNVFRYITFRTGGAIITALLFVFMFGPAIIALLRLKQGKGQPIRTDGPQSHLLTKKGTPTMGGLMIFSGLMVATLLWGNLSNPYVWVVLFVTIGFGLIGFYDDYLKVTKQTHNGLSGKARLAIEGLIAGTAAVVIMHVGREPLSSSLAFPFFKDLLLDLGWFFVIFGAFVIVAAGNAVNLTDGLDGLAIVPVMVAAASFGLISYLSGNVLFADYLQIHYVAGVGELAVICGAIIGAGIGFLWFNAPPAQIFMGDTGSLALGGLLGTIAVATKHEIVLAVIGGLFVLEAVSVIVQVASFKLTGKRVFRMAPIHHHFEQKGWTEPQIVIRFWIIAVVLALIGLSTLKLR, encoded by the coding sequence ATGCTGCAATGGCTTGCCGAACTCCAGGGAAGCGTCCCGGCAGTTAACGTCTTCCGCTACATCACCTTCCGCACGGGTGGCGCGATCATCACCGCCCTGCTCTTCGTCTTCATGTTCGGCCCGGCGATCATCGCCCTGCTGCGGCTGAAGCAGGGCAAGGGCCAGCCGATCCGCACCGACGGGCCGCAATCGCACCTGCTCACCAAGAAGGGCACGCCCACCATGGGCGGACTGATGATCTTCTCCGGGCTGATGGTGGCGACGCTGCTCTGGGGGAACCTGTCCAACCCCTATGTCTGGGTGGTGCTGTTCGTGACCATCGGCTTCGGGCTGATCGGCTTCTACGACGACTATCTCAAGGTGACGAAGCAGACCCATAACGGCCTGTCGGGCAAGGCGCGCCTCGCGATCGAGGGGCTGATCGCCGGCACCGCGGCGGTGGTCATCATGCATGTGGGGCGCGAGCCGCTCTCGTCCTCGCTGGCCTTCCCCTTCTTCAAGGACCTGCTGCTCGATCTCGGCTGGTTCTTCGTCATCTTCGGCGCCTTCGTCATCGTCGCCGCCGGCAATGCGGTGAACCTCACCGACGGGCTCGACGGCCTTGCCATCGTGCCGGTCATGGTGGCGGCCGCCAGCTTCGGGTTGATCTCCTATCTCTCCGGCAACGTGCTGTTCGCCGACTATCTGCAGATCCACTACGTCGCGGGCGTGGGCGAACTGGCGGTCATATGCGGGGCCATCATCGGCGCGGGAATCGGATTCCTGTGGTTCAACGCCCCGCCGGCGCAGATCTTCATGGGCGACACCGGCTCGCTGGCGCTGGGCGGCCTGCTCGGCACCATCGCGGTCGCTACCAAGCACGAGATCGTGCTGGCAGTGATCGGCGGGCTGTTCGTGCTGGAGGCGGTGTCGGTGATCGTGCAGGTCGCCTCGTTCAAGCTCACCGGCAAGCGCGTGTTCCGAATGGCGCCGATCCATCACCATTTCGAGCAGAAGGGCTGGACCGAGCCGCAGATCGTCATCCGCTTCTGGATCATCGCCGTGGTGCTGGCGCTGATCGGGCTGTCGACGCTCAAGCTGCGGTAA
- a CDS encoding UDP-N-acetylmuramoylalanyl-D-glutamyl-2,6-diaminopimelate--D-alanyl-D-alanine ligase, which produces MVAAPSPLWTPEALAAAVGGTLSGPPAGPVGGVSIDTRTLKAGDVFFAIRGDNSDGHAYVATATGNGAALSVVERARLGEMPEGASLLAVDDVLGALEAAGRAARARSSARIVGVTGSVGKTTTKEALALALGADGPTHASAASYNNHWGVPLSLARMPASSAYGVFELGMNHAGEIAPLVAMVRPHVAVITTVEPVHIAQFPDVEAIADAKAEIFTGVEPGGAAVLNRDNPHFERLAAAARATGIAHIVGFGEAPEADVRLTCVALQAQSSTAIADVMGESVSFKVGLPGRHIVQNALAVLAAAKLAGADLCLAAMALASLGPPPGRGVRTRLAVKGGLATLIDESYNANTASMRAALAVLGTTPVAGRGRRIAVLGDMLELGTAGEAMHRDLAPAAATADLVFCAGPLMRALWEALPEARRGAWAPDAPALLPLVAERLRGDDVIMVKGSNGSRMGPLVRALAERFPAGSLAEAAETSE; this is translated from the coding sequence ATGGTGGCCGCCCCGTCGCCGCTCTGGACACCCGAGGCGCTCGCCGCCGCCGTCGGCGGCACGCTGTCGGGCCCGCCGGCCGGCCCGGTCGGCGGCGTGTCCATCGACACCCGCACGCTGAAGGCGGGCGACGTGTTCTTCGCCATTCGCGGCGACAACAGCGACGGCCACGCCTATGTCGCCACGGCAACCGGGAACGGCGCCGCGCTCAGCGTGGTCGAGCGCGCGCGGCTCGGTGAGATGCCGGAAGGCGCCAGCCTGCTCGCGGTGGACGACGTGCTCGGCGCGCTGGAAGCCGCCGGCCGGGCGGCGCGGGCGCGCAGCTCGGCCCGCATCGTCGGCGTCACCGGCTCGGTCGGCAAGACCACGACCAAGGAGGCGCTGGCGCTCGCGCTCGGCGCCGACGGGCCGACCCATGCCTCGGCCGCTTCCTACAATAATCACTGGGGCGTGCCGCTCTCGCTCGCCCGCATGCCGGCATCGAGCGCCTATGGCGTGTTCGAGCTCGGCATGAACCATGCCGGCGAGATCGCCCCGCTGGTCGCCATGGTGCGCCCGCATGTGGCGGTGATCACCACGGTCGAGCCGGTGCACATCGCCCAGTTCCCTGATGTCGAGGCCATCGCCGACGCCAAGGCCGAGATCTTCACCGGCGTCGAGCCGGGCGGGGCGGCGGTGCTCAACCGCGACAATCCCCATTTCGAGCGGCTCGCTGCGGCGGCGCGGGCGACCGGCATCGCGCACATCGTCGGCTTCGGCGAGGCGCCGGAGGCCGATGTGCGCCTGACCTGCGTCGCGCTGCAAGCGCAGAGTTCGACCGCCATCGCCGACGTGATGGGCGAGAGCGTGAGCTTCAAGGTCGGCCTGCCCGGGCGCCACATCGTGCAGAACGCGCTCGCCGTGCTGGCGGCGGCGAAGCTCGCCGGGGCGGATTTGTGCCTCGCGGCGATGGCGCTCGCCTCGCTCGGTCCCCCGCCGGGGCGCGGCGTGCGCACGCGGCTCGCCGTGAAGGGCGGGCTCGCGACCCTCATCGACGAGAGCTACAACGCCAATACCGCCTCGATGCGCGCGGCGCTCGCCGTGCTGGGCACGACGCCGGTGGCCGGGCGCGGGCGCCGCATCGCCGTGCTCGGCGACATGCTGGAGCTCGGCACCGCCGGCGAGGCGATGCACCGCGATCTCGCCCCCGCCGCCGCGACGGCCGATCTCGTCTTCTGCGCCGGCCCGCTGATGCGCGCGCTGTGGGAGGCGCTGCCGGAAGCGCGCCGGGGCGCCTGGGCGCCCGACGCGCCGGCGCTGCTACCCCTCGTCGCCGAGCGTCTGCGCGGCGACGACGTGATCATGGTCAAGGGATCGAACGGCAGCCGCATGGGCCCGCTGGTGCGCGCCCTCGCCGAGCGTTTTCCCGCCGGGAGCCTTGCCGAAGCGGCGGAAACGTCGGAATGA
- a CDS encoding UDP-N-acetylmuramoyl-L-alanyl-D-glutamate--2,6-diaminopimelate ligase, which yields MSDPIRPTADCSRILTLRGLVGEDADYAGADPGLEVGEPALDSRRARAGDVFFALAGSKADGLSFAADAIARGAVAIVAESERPGWLDPAISHVRVGNARRAVSLAAARAFPRQPETIAAVTGTSGKTSVAAFARQIWQGLGHASASLGTLGVVKPSGEVYGSLTTPDPIELHRTLHALAGEGVTHLCLEASSHGLDQHRLDGVRLKAGAFTNLSRDHLDYHPTMEAYLDAKMRLFRDLVPRGGGAAVWVDTAEGSHAAQIAAEHELDVLGIGVAGAGISLLSRADEGLGQRLEIEAEGERYVLRLPLVGAFQACNALVAAGLAMLTGAGARSVLPLIETLAGVPGRLELVGTKNGAGVFVDYAHKPDALANALDALRPYATGRLIVVFGCGGDRDRGKRPLMGAIAGAKADVVIVTDDNPRSENPAAIRAAILASAPGAREIGDRAEAISAAISMVQAGDVVLIAGKGHETGQIVGDRTLPFSDRDVAVALLGE from the coding sequence ATGTCCGATCCGATACGACCCACGGCCGACTGTTCGCGGATCCTCACCCTGCGCGGGCTGGTGGGCGAGGATGCCGACTATGCCGGCGCCGATCCCGGCCTCGAGGTCGGCGAGCCGGCGCTCGACAGCCGCCGCGCGCGGGCGGGCGACGTGTTCTTCGCGCTGGCCGGCAGCAAGGCCGACGGCCTGTCCTTCGCCGCCGACGCCATCGCGCGCGGCGCGGTCGCCATCGTCGCCGAGAGCGAGCGCCCGGGCTGGCTCGATCCCGCCATCTCCCATGTCCGCGTCGGCAATGCCCGGCGCGCCGTCTCGCTTGCCGCCGCGCGCGCCTTTCCGCGCCAGCCGGAGACCATCGCCGCCGTCACCGGCACCTCGGGAAAGACCTCGGTCGCCGCCTTCGCCCGGCAGATATGGCAGGGGCTCGGCCATGCCAGCGCCAGCCTCGGCACGCTCGGCGTGGTGAAGCCATCCGGCGAGGTCTATGGCTCGCTGACCACGCCCGACCCGATCGAACTGCACCGCACGCTGCACGCGCTGGCCGGCGAGGGAGTGACGCATCTGTGCCTGGAGGCCTCCTCGCACGGGCTCGACCAGCACCGGCTGGACGGCGTGCGGCTGAAGGCGGGCGCCTTCACCAACCTCTCGCGCGACCATCTCGATTATCACCCGACCATGGAAGCCTATCTCGACGCCAAGATGCGGCTGTTCCGCGATCTGGTGCCGCGCGGCGGCGGGGCGGCGGTGTGGGTCGACACCGCCGAGGGCAGCCACGCGGCGCAGATCGCCGCCGAGCATGAGCTCGACGTGCTCGGTATCGGTGTGGCGGGCGCCGGCATTTCGCTGCTGTCGCGCGCCGACGAAGGGCTCGGGCAGCGTCTGGAGATCGAGGCGGAGGGCGAGCGCTACGTGCTGCGCCTGCCGCTGGTCGGCGCCTTCCAGGCCTGCAACGCGCTGGTGGCGGCCGGGCTCGCCATGCTCACCGGCGCGGGCGCGCGCAGCGTGCTGCCGCTCATCGAGACGCTGGCGGGGGTGCCCGGCCGGCTGGAACTGGTCGGCACCAAGAACGGCGCCGGCGTATTCGTGGACTACGCCCACAAGCCCGACGCGCTCGCCAACGCGCTCGACGCGCTGCGCCCCTACGCCACCGGCCGGCTCATCGTGGTGTTCGGCTGCGGCGGCGACCGCGACCGCGGCAAGCGCCCGCTGATGGGGGCCATCGCCGGCGCGAAGGCCGATGTGGTGATCGTCACCGACGACAATCCGCGCAGCGAGAACCCCGCCGCGATCCGCGCCGCCATCCTCGCCAGCGCCCCCGGCGCCCGCGAGATCGGCGACCGCGCCGAGGCGATATCCGCCGCGATAAGCATGGTGCAGGCGGGGGATGTCGTTCTGATCGCCGGCAAGGGCCACGAAACCGGCCAAATCGTGGGCGACCGGACATTGCCTTTCTCGGACCGCGACGTCGCGGTCGCCTTGCTGGGGGAATGA
- a CDS encoding penicillin-binding protein 2 — MTDHPATSSSRFGRFFRRLLRLVTAPPRIVFGVVRSAFGRGRPEAHAVARARILLCMMVFAGVYLAIAGRLALFASAPEGAAARRTVASDAVASARPDILDRNGLVLATDVRSSSLYGEPRRLIDVDEAVEALTAVLPDLDANELRQRLSTNRGFVWLKRDITPQQQREIHNLGLPGIGFMTENRRIYPGGTLGAHVLGSTNIDNQGIAGIEKWVDTRGLADLHLAGFASDRQQEPVELAIDLRVQHVLRDELFAAKEKFKAIAAAGTVVDVRTGEIIAMTSLPDFDANDPARSLDPKNLNRLTTGVFEMGSTFKALTFAMALDSGRFNINSMLDARGALHFGRFKISDYHAENRVLTLPEVFLYSSNIGTAKMALALGVDAHKAFLAKAGQLDRLRTELPESAMPIVPKRWGELNTATIAFGHGLAVAPLQAVMAVNALVNGGYLIPPTFLKRTPQEAQALATRIIKPETSAKMRYLLRLNAEKGSAKKVNVPGFYAGGKTGTAEKVINGRYSKTKLLTTFTGIFPMDNPQYLVLVILDEPQAVEGTYGFATSGWNAAPTTGKIITRIGPMLGIMPRTDVPPAESLLANTTLARAQ; from the coding sequence ATGACCGATCATCCCGCCACCTCGTCCTCCCGCTTCGGGCGCTTCTTCAGGCGCCTGCTGCGCCTCGTCACGGCGCCGCCGCGCATCGTCTTCGGCGTGGTGCGCTCGGCCTTCGGGCGCGGCCGGCCCGAGGCGCATGCTGTGGCCCGCGCGCGCATCCTGCTGTGCATGATGGTGTTCGCCGGCGTCTATCTCGCCATTGCCGGGCGTCTGGCTTTGTTCGCCTCGGCGCCCGAGGGCGCGGCGGCGCGGCGCACCGTCGCCTCCGATGCCGTGGCCTCGGCCCGGCCGGACATTCTCGACCGCAACGGGCTGGTGCTCGCCACCGATGTGCGCTCCTCCTCGCTCTATGGGGAGCCGCGCCGGCTGATCGACGTCGACGAGGCCGTCGAGGCGCTGACCGCCGTGCTGCCGGACCTCGACGCCAACGAACTGCGCCAGCGGCTTTCCACCAATCGCGGCTTCGTCTGGCTCAAGCGCGACATCACCCCCCAGCAGCAGCGCGAAATCCACAATCTCGGCCTGCCGGGCATCGGCTTCATGACCGAGAACCGCCGCATCTATCCCGGCGGCACGCTGGGCGCCCATGTGCTCGGCTCGACCAATATCGACAATCAGGGCATCGCCGGCATCGAGAAATGGGTCGACACGCGCGGCCTCGCCGACCTGCATCTGGCCGGCTTCGCCTCCGACCGCCAGCAGGAGCCGGTGGAACTGGCGATCGACCTGCGGGTGCAGCACGTGCTGCGCGACGAGCTTTTCGCCGCCAAGGAGAAGTTCAAGGCGATCGCCGCCGCCGGCACGGTGGTCGACGTGCGCACCGGCGAGATCATCGCCATGACCTCGCTGCCCGATTTCGACGCCAATGATCCGGCGCGCTCGCTCGACCCCAAGAACCTCAACCGCCTGACCACCGGCGTGTTCGAGATGGGCTCGACCTTCAAGGCGCTGACCTTCGCGATGGCGCTGGACAGCGGCCGCTTCAACATCAACTCGATGCTGGACGCCCGCGGGGCGCTGCATTTCGGCCGCTTCAAGATCAGCGACTACCACGCCGAGAACCGCGTGCTGACGCTGCCCGAGGTGTTCCTCTACTCCTCCAACATCGGCACCGCGAAGATGGCGCTGGCGCTCGGCGTCGACGCCCACAAGGCGTTTCTGGCCAAGGCCGGCCAGCTCGACCGGCTGCGCACCGAACTGCCGGAAAGCGCGATGCCCATCGTGCCCAAGCGCTGGGGCGAACTGAACACCGCCACCATCGCCTTCGGCCACGGTCTGGCGGTGGCGCCCCTGCAGGCGGTGATGGCGGTCAATGCGCTGGTGAACGGGGGCTACCTCATCCCGCCGACCTTCCTCAAGCGCACGCCGCAGGAGGCGCAGGCGCTGGCCACCCGCATCATCAAGCCCGAGACCAGCGCCAAGATGCGCTACCTGCTGCGCCTCAACGCGGAGAAGGGCTCGGCCAAGAAGGTCAACGTTCCCGGCTTCTACGCCGGCGGCAAGACCGGCACCGCCGAGAAGGTGATCAACGGGCGCTATTCCAAGACCAAGCTGCTCACCACCTTCACGGGCATCTTCCCCATGGACAACCCGCAATATCTCGTGCTCGTGATCCTCGACGAGCCGCAGGCGGTGGAAGGCACCTACGGCTTCGCCACCTCCGGCTGGAACGCGGCGCCGACCACGGGCAAGATCATCACCCGCATCGGCCCCATGCTCGGCATCATGCCGCGCACCGACGTGCCGCCGGCGGAAAGCCTGCTCGCCAACACCACGCTGGCGCGGGCGCAGTAA
- the rsmH gene encoding 16S rRNA (cytosine(1402)-N(4))-methyltransferase RsmH: MMAGRGGSETDAAGGPARHLPVLLSEVIDYLAPRDGGVYVDGTFGAGGYTCAILASADCRVIGIDRDPNAIRDGQALVVESGGRLALAHARFGELDAVAAEAGSPQVDGVVLDIGVSSMQIDEGERGFSFRRDGPLDMRMSQDGPSAADLVAKLSETELANLIYRFGEERRSRAVARAIVEARTLAPIERTLQLADIIAKVVWAKPHEPHPATRTFQALRIAVNDELGELARALSAAECILKPGGRLVVVTFHSLEDRIVKNFLANRAKAAGGSRHLPAVQAAAPSFALVARGAIEAGEGELAVNPRARSAKLRAGERTGAPAHPAGDLSSLLPPLPILDAPRRR; encoded by the coding sequence ATGATGGCGGGTCGCGGCGGTTCGGAGACGGACGCTGCCGGCGGACCGGCCCGCCATCTGCCTGTCCTGCTCAGCGAAGTCATCGACTATCTCGCGCCCCGTGACGGCGGCGTCTATGTCGACGGCACCTTCGGCGCCGGCGGCTACACGTGCGCCATTCTGGCCAGCGCGGACTGCCGGGTGATCGGCATCGACCGGGACCCCAACGCCATTCGCGACGGACAGGCACTGGTCGTCGAGAGCGGCGGGCGGCTGGCGCTGGCGCATGCGCGCTTCGGCGAGCTGGACGCAGTGGCGGCGGAGGCCGGCTCCCCGCAGGTCGACGGCGTGGTGCTCGACATCGGCGTCTCGTCCATGCAGATCGACGAGGGCGAGCGCGGCTTCTCCTTCCGCCGCGACGGGCCGCTGGACATGCGCATGTCGCAGGACGGGCCGTCGGCCGCCGACCTCGTGGCGAAGCTCTCCGAGACCGAGCTGGCCAACCTCATCTACCGCTTCGGCGAGGAGCGGCGCTCGCGCGCGGTGGCCCGTGCCATCGTCGAGGCGCGCACGCTGGCGCCGATCGAGCGCACGCTCCAGCTCGCCGACATCATTGCCAAGGTGGTCTGGGCCAAGCCGCACGAGCCGCACCCGGCCACCCGCACCTTCCAGGCGCTGCGCATCGCGGTGAATGACGAACTGGGGGAACTCGCCCGCGCGCTTTCCGCCGCCGAGTGCATCCTGAAGCCCGGCGGGCGGCTGGTGGTCGTCACCTTCCACTCGCTGGAAGACCGCATCGTGAAGAACTTCCTCGCCAACCGGGCCAAGGCGGCGGGCGGCTCGCGCCACCTGCCGGCGGTGCAGGCCGCCGCGCCGAGCTTCGCGCTGGTGGCGCGCGGCGCCATCGAGGCGGGCGAGGGCGAACTCGCCGTCAATCCCCGCGCCCGCTCGGCCAAGCTGCGTGCCGGCGAGCGCACCGGGGCACCTGCCCATCCGGCCGGCGACCTCTCCTCGCTGCTGCCGCCCCTTCCGATCCTGGACGCCCCCCGCCGCCGCTGA
- a CDS encoding division/cell wall cluster transcriptional repressor MraZ yields MERFVSTYTMRLDSKGRMSIPAPYRALIARDGLEHVYGHPALDLPALQAGGARLMAGIDALIERYPPYSEAREELAGALYGAIEILKLDPEGRVMLSEGLKSRAHIRDEAVLVGLGDYFRIWEPGRFRAHLAEANAKVRALKAEIGSRGATGNTRVDGA; encoded by the coding sequence ATGGAACGTTTCGTATCGACCTACACGATGCGGCTCGATTCCAAGGGCCGGATGTCGATCCCGGCGCCGTATCGCGCACTCATCGCGCGGGACGGGCTGGAGCATGTCTACGGCCACCCGGCGCTCGACCTTCCCGCCCTGCAGGCGGGCGGCGCGCGGCTGATGGCGGGGATCGACGCCCTGATCGAGCGCTATCCGCCCTATTCGGAAGCGCGCGAGGAACTGGCGGGCGCGCTTTATGGGGCGATCGAGATCCTCAAGCTCGACCCGGAGGGCCGCGTGATGCTGAGCGAGGGGCTGAAGAGCCGCGCGCATATCAGGGACGAGGCCGTTCTGGTGGGCCTCGGCGACTATTTTCGGATCTGGGAGCCCGGCCGCTTCCGGGCGCACCTCGCGGAGGCCAATGCGAAGGTGCGCGCGCTGAAGGCGGAGATCGGTTCCCGGGGGGCGACGGGGAATACCCGCGTCGACGGGGCATGA
- a CDS encoding N-acetylmuramoyl-L-alanine amidase, with protein MSDACEASAAPFPPDSPLVAQVLPSPNHGERVGVVRPDMLLLHYTGMESTPEAVAWLRAPERQVSAHYVVFEDGRIAQLVPEARRAWHAGASFWAGATDINSHSIGIEIANPGHDFGYPPFPAVQVEAVTALAKDILSRNPIPPDRVLAHSDVAPTRKNDPGEKFPWEALHRFGVGHLVEEAPPSDGRYFMRGEHGQPIEALQAMLAFYGYGVPVSGTYCEQTEAVVRAFQRHFRRSRVDGVADVSTLATLYALCASRPSDDA; from the coding sequence ATGAGCGACGCATGCGAGGCTTCCGCCGCCCCCTTCCCGCCCGACTCGCCGCTGGTGGCGCAGGTCCTGCCCTCGCCCAACCATGGTGAGCGCGTCGGGGTCGTGCGCCCGGACATGCTGCTGCTGCACTATACCGGCATGGAATCGACGCCCGAGGCGGTGGCATGGCTACGCGCGCCCGAGCGTCAGGTCTCCGCCCATTACGTGGTGTTCGAGGACGGCCGCATCGCCCAGCTGGTGCCCGAGGCCCGGCGCGCCTGGCACGCCGGCGCCTCGTTCTGGGCCGGCGCCACCGACATCAACTCGCATTCCATCGGCATCGAGATCGCCAATCCGGGCCACGATTTCGGCTACCCACCCTTCCCGGCCGTGCAGGTCGAGGCGGTGACGGCTCTGGCGAAGGACATCCTCTCGCGAAACCCGATCCCGCCCGACCGCGTGCTCGCCCATTCCGACGTCGCCCCGACCCGCAAGAACGATCCCGGCGAGAAATTCCCGTGGGAGGCGCTGCACCGCTTCGGCGTCGGCCATCTGGTCGAGGAGGCACCGCCGAGCGACGGGCGCTACTTCATGCGCGGGGAGCACGGCCAGCCCATCGAGGCGCTGCAGGCCATGCTTGCCTTCTACGGTTATGGCGTCCCCGTCAGCGGCACCTATTGCGAGCAGACGGAGGCGGTGGTGCGCGCCTTCCAGCGCCATTTCCGCCGCTCGCGCGTCGACGGCGTCGCCGACGTCTCGACGCTGGCGACGCTCTATGCGCTGTGCGCCTCGCGCCCGTCCGACGACGCCTGA